From a region of the Corallococcus coralloides DSM 2259 genome:
- a CDS encoding ArnT family glycosyltransferase has product MTAPVTFQMTGRPATREEKFTALALWVLAFAALWSTEAAVGFTRDESVYFAAAEGYSQWFRLLFRSPVQAFTDSAIVRLWDYNHEHPALMKTLFGLSHLLFHDALGVMRDATAYRLPAFAMAALVPSLCFLLGSALYGRTAGWFAALSFLLVPRQYFNAELACFDMPVAAMWLLVVYCFWRALESTRWGVACGVAFGLAIATKHNALFMPFVLSPFALWRAWQASEGNPEARVRLFRFVGLFAAVAVLYGLLVVFLGGPAGFQKKFLLLSPHTLFFVGLAVGCEVLLRDLRRVSLPVTQALVPLAAMAVLGPVLFYLHWPYLWHAPVDRTAWYLAFHATHNHYAWFYLGTLMRGPPFPLSYVVVKTALTVPTSLFAPMVTGFVALVGRALLSLSERTRDWVRMPTASEALVGVNAVTSILIISHPQVPHFGGVKHWFPSMPFLGILAGAAVARGCFALWEVLKARRPSVSPLAVTVPVFALLMAPALLGLVRVFPYGTAAYSELAGGLPGAATLGMQRQFWSSHVTGVLPWINEHAKPGARIYLHEVNGFSFRDYQRNGMLRPDVRPVNSPFDADIVAYQYHQEFREHEFLTWQAFGTRTPVTGLYLDETPQVIVYQRPE; this is encoded by the coding sequence ATGACGGCTCCGGTGACGTTCCAGATGACCGGGCGCCCCGCGACGCGTGAGGAGAAGTTCACGGCGCTGGCGCTGTGGGTGCTGGCGTTCGCGGCGCTGTGGAGCACGGAAGCCGCCGTGGGCTTCACGCGCGACGAGAGCGTCTACTTCGCCGCGGCGGAGGGCTATTCGCAGTGGTTCCGGCTGCTGTTCCGCTCGCCCGTGCAGGCGTTCACGGACAGCGCCATCGTGCGCTTGTGGGACTACAACCACGAGCACCCGGCGCTGATGAAGACGCTGTTCGGGTTGAGCCACCTGCTCTTCCACGACGCGCTGGGTGTGATGCGCGACGCGACGGCCTACCGGCTGCCCGCGTTCGCGATGGCGGCGCTGGTGCCCTCGCTGTGCTTCCTCCTGGGCAGCGCGCTGTACGGCCGCACCGCGGGGTGGTTCGCCGCCCTCTCCTTCCTGCTGGTGCCCCGCCAGTACTTCAACGCGGAGCTGGCGTGCTTCGACATGCCGGTGGCCGCGATGTGGCTGCTCGTCGTGTACTGCTTCTGGCGCGCGCTGGAGAGCACCCGCTGGGGCGTCGCATGCGGCGTGGCGTTCGGACTGGCCATCGCCACGAAGCACAACGCCCTGTTCATGCCCTTCGTGCTGTCGCCGTTCGCGCTGTGGCGCGCGTGGCAGGCGAGCGAAGGCAACCCCGAGGCCCGCGTGCGGCTCTTCCGCTTCGTGGGGCTCTTCGCCGCGGTGGCGGTGCTGTACGGCCTGCTGGTGGTGTTCCTGGGCGGGCCCGCGGGGTTCCAGAAGAAGTTCCTGCTCCTGAGCCCGCACACGCTGTTCTTCGTGGGGCTCGCGGTGGGCTGCGAGGTGCTGCTGCGGGACCTGCGGCGCGTCAGCCTGCCGGTGACGCAGGCGCTGGTGCCGCTGGCGGCCATGGCGGTGCTGGGCCCGGTCCTCTTCTATCTGCACTGGCCCTACCTCTGGCACGCGCCGGTGGACCGCACCGCGTGGTACCTGGCCTTCCACGCGACGCACAACCACTACGCCTGGTTCTACCTGGGCACGTTGATGCGCGGGCCGCCCTTCCCGCTCAGTTACGTGGTGGTGAAGACGGCGCTGACGGTGCCCACCAGCCTCTTCGCGCCCATGGTGACGGGCTTCGTCGCGCTCGTGGGCCGCGCGCTGCTCAGCTTGAGTGAACGCACGCGTGACTGGGTGCGGATGCCCACGGCGTCCGAGGCGCTGGTGGGCGTCAACGCGGTGACGTCCATCCTCATCATCAGCCACCCGCAGGTGCCGCACTTCGGCGGCGTGAAGCACTGGTTCCCGTCCATGCCCTTCCTGGGCATCCTCGCGGGCGCGGCGGTGGCGCGCGGGTGCTTCGCGTTGTGGGAGGTGCTGAAGGCGCGGCGGCCGTCGGTGTCACCGCTGGCGGTGACGGTGCCGGTGTTCGCGCTGCTCATGGCGCCCGCGCTGCTGGGGCTGGTGCGGGTGTTCCCGTACGGCACGGCGGCGTACTCGGAGCTGGCGGGTGGGCTGCCGGGCGCGGCGACGCTGGGGATGCAGCGGCAGTTCTGGTCCAGCCACGTCACCGGCGTGCTGCCGTGGATCAACGAACACGCGAAGCCGGGCGCGCGCATCTACCTGCACGAGGTGAACGGCTTCTCGTTCCGCGACTACCAGCGCAACGGCATGCTGCGTCCGGACGTGCGGCCGGTGAACAGCCCGTT
- a CDS encoding CarD family transcriptional regulator, with product MPEGSAALQLQVGDRVVYPNQGVCRVAAIDVKEVAGQSLTFVTMRREEDGAVVMVPQGKILSIGVRKVASPADVEEIYAFLRSDSDKADLDWKQRARTNLDRMTQGGILGLAEVVKGLQVLSELRPLPTKERELYDNARHLLVSEVAAALGTAEANAEDSIDIVLFPPGKERPKRTAAEFARPGGDEDDMDLDGDLMGLEGGELDLPSDEEPQSESDEESSEEEGGEEEGGEEGGEEAPKKRGRPPKAKPAEGAEAAAPKKRGRPPKAKPEVAEGAEPAAPKKRGRPPKARPPEGAAPAEPAAPKKRGRPPKAKPPEDE from the coding sequence ATGCCAGAAGGGTCCGCTGCACTCCAGCTCCAGGTTGGAGACCGGGTCGTCTACCCCAACCAGGGGGTCTGCCGCGTCGCCGCCATCGACGTGAAGGAGGTGGCGGGCCAGAGCCTCACCTTCGTCACCATGCGCCGGGAGGAAGACGGCGCGGTCGTGATGGTGCCGCAAGGGAAGATCCTCTCCATCGGCGTCCGCAAGGTGGCCAGTCCCGCTGACGTGGAGGAGATCTACGCGTTCCTCCGCTCGGACAGTGACAAGGCCGACCTGGATTGGAAGCAGCGCGCGCGCACCAACCTGGACCGCATGACCCAGGGCGGCATCCTGGGGCTGGCGGAGGTCGTCAAGGGCCTCCAGGTCCTCAGTGAGCTGCGGCCGCTGCCCACCAAGGAGCGCGAGCTCTACGACAACGCCCGGCACCTGCTGGTCTCGGAGGTCGCCGCCGCGCTGGGCACCGCGGAGGCCAACGCCGAGGACTCCATCGACATCGTCCTCTTCCCGCCCGGGAAGGAGCGTCCCAAGCGCACCGCCGCGGAGTTCGCGCGGCCCGGTGGCGACGAGGACGACATGGACCTGGACGGCGACCTCATGGGTCTGGAGGGCGGAGAGCTGGACCTGCCCTCGGACGAGGAGCCGCAGTCCGAGTCCGACGAGGAGTCCTCCGAGGAAGAAGGCGGCGAGGAGGAAGGCGGCGAGGAAGGGGGCGAGGAGGCTCCCAAGAAGCGCGGCCGTCCGCCCAAGGCCAAGCCGGCCGAAGGCGCGGAAGCCGCCGCCCCGAAGAAGCGCGGCCGTCCGCCCAAGGCGAAGCCCGAGGTGGCGGAAGGTGCCGAACCCGCCGCCCCGAAGAAGCGCGGCCGTCCGCCCAAGGCCAGGCCGCCCGAGGGCGCCGCGCCCGCGGAGCCCGCCGCGCCCAAGAAGCGTGGCCGTCCTCCCAAGGCGAAGCCGCCCGAGGACGAGTGA
- a CDS encoding serine/threonine-protein kinase, whose product MPPPSAGFQFGKYKLLERIATGGMAEIYRARMTAVAGVTKPVVIKKILPGYADDSAFVSMFINEARIALGLSHGNIAQIFDFGEVEGEYFLAMEWVDGHPLSHVLRRAREKGLPALPPPLAVLVAIDMLRGLAYAHTRLDDNGRPLHIVHRDVSPQNVLLSFEGQVKLVDFGIARARLAGRSDTKVDPAKGKYVYFAPEQARGEALDARTDVFAAGTVLYEMLCGRRPFEGSLQDVLRKISQGDFPRPREWTPNIPAALERILLTAMATSPEQRYPTAQAFAEALARQLHVTAPDVSTSDLGHFMGYLFEPELVEAGRPVQLPREFIARVGRWSGIAEPPPIATPPEVPRHVSEPGGEPREPRGDLTTQPLPPQAMPPEPRPAWHRSLRGWAVRGAPVVVAALVATWLGLVMGGSSTFAVELSSSPPGATIRVDGRTLTETTPTLITQLASDRDHVLEVLLPGMVPFSQRVQAERGTTLAVHARLAPKQAVAARALPRAGPDDAPAAIARYSAGGPFALSAVAHALRVPSSQAARMRLDPSRTYGLRVEGRVSVGGPLPVAQAVYFLEGGTALAARDSFGLVGADEVLVRDASVLYVFLWDDRPDDNRGALQVHVREQASGAITTLLLDARRHAVSLSPHDGFTLRELDPSTTYRVVVRLAGEPARTRGFGGGEVGGVLALHGAGLSPAVAPGTLEVLEVNQPTVMRGASWLRLAFPDDDVHDNSGGLTLEVTPVAPLHQ is encoded by the coding sequence GTGCCGCCGCCTTCCGCCGGCTTCCAGTTCGGCAAGTACAAGCTGCTCGAGCGCATCGCGACGGGCGGCATGGCGGAGATCTACCGCGCCCGGATGACGGCGGTGGCGGGCGTGACGAAGCCGGTGGTCATCAAGAAGATCCTCCCCGGTTACGCGGACGACAGCGCGTTCGTGTCCATGTTCATCAACGAGGCGCGCATCGCGCTGGGGCTGTCGCACGGCAACATCGCGCAGATCTTCGACTTCGGCGAGGTGGAGGGCGAGTACTTCCTCGCGATGGAGTGGGTGGACGGCCATCCGCTCTCGCACGTGCTGCGCCGCGCGCGGGAGAAGGGGCTGCCCGCGCTGCCGCCGCCCCTGGCGGTGCTGGTGGCCATCGACATGTTGCGGGGGCTCGCATACGCGCACACGCGGCTGGATGACAACGGCCGCCCGCTGCACATCGTCCACCGGGACGTGAGCCCGCAGAACGTGCTCCTCTCCTTCGAGGGGCAGGTGAAGCTGGTGGACTTCGGCATCGCGCGGGCGCGGCTCGCCGGCCGCTCCGACACGAAGGTGGACCCCGCGAAGGGCAAGTACGTCTACTTCGCGCCGGAGCAGGCGCGCGGCGAGGCGCTGGACGCGCGCACGGACGTGTTCGCCGCGGGCACGGTCCTCTACGAGATGCTCTGCGGGCGGCGCCCCTTCGAGGGCTCGCTCCAGGACGTGCTGCGCAAGATTTCCCAGGGCGACTTCCCCCGCCCGCGCGAGTGGACGCCGAACATCCCGGCCGCGCTGGAGCGCATCCTGCTCACCGCGATGGCCACGAGCCCGGAGCAGCGCTACCCCACCGCGCAGGCCTTCGCGGAGGCGCTGGCGCGGCAGCTCCACGTCACCGCGCCGGACGTGTCCACCAGCGACCTGGGCCACTTCATGGGCTACCTCTTCGAGCCGGAGCTCGTGGAGGCCGGCCGCCCGGTGCAGCTGCCGCGCGAGTTCATCGCGCGGGTGGGCCGCTGGAGCGGCATCGCCGAACCGCCGCCCATCGCCACGCCGCCGGAGGTGCCCCGCCACGTCTCCGAGCCCGGGGGAGAGCCCCGCGAGCCCCGAGGCGATCTGACGACGCAGCCCCTGCCCCCGCAGGCGATGCCCCCGGAGCCGCGGCCCGCGTGGCACCGCTCCCTGCGCGGCTGGGCGGTGCGCGGCGCGCCGGTGGTGGTGGCCGCGCTCGTGGCCACGTGGCTGGGCCTGGTCATGGGCGGCTCCAGCACGTTCGCGGTGGAGCTCAGCTCCTCGCCCCCGGGCGCCACCATCCGCGTGGACGGCCGGACGCTGACGGAGACGACGCCCACGCTCATCACCCAGCTGGCGTCGGACCGCGACCACGTGCTGGAGGTGCTGCTGCCGGGCATGGTGCCCTTCAGCCAGCGCGTGCAGGCCGAGCGCGGCACCACGCTGGCGGTCCACGCGCGGCTCGCGCCGAAGCAGGCGGTCGCGGCGCGCGCCCTGCCCCGCGCGGGTCCGGACGACGCGCCCGCGGCCATCGCCCGCTATTCCGCTGGAGGCCCGTTCGCGCTCAGCGCGGTCGCGCATGCCCTGCGCGTGCCCTCGTCCCAGGCGGCGCGCATGCGGTTGGATCCGTCCCGCACCTACGGCCTGCGCGTGGAGGGCCGCGTGTCGGTGGGCGGCCCGCTGCCGGTGGCCCAGGCCGTGTACTTCCTGGAGGGCGGCACGGCGCTGGCCGCGCGCGACAGCTTCGGCCTGGTGGGCGCGGACGAGGTGCTGGTGCGCGACGCCTCCGTCCTCTACGTGTTCCTCTGGGACGACCGCCCCGACGACAACCGCGGCGCGCTCCAGGTGCACGTGCGCGAACAGGCGAGCGGCGCCATCACCACCCTGCTCCTGGACGCGCGCCGGCACGCCGTCTCGCTGTCCCCCCACGACGGCTTCACGCTCCGGGAGCTGGATCCGTCCACCACGTACCGCGTCGTCGTGCGGTTGGCCGGGGAGCCGGCGCGCACGCGCGGCTTTGGCGGCGGAGAGGTGGGCGGCGTGCTCGCGCTGCACGGCGCGGGGCTGTCCCCGGCCGTGGCCCCGGGCACGCTGGAGGTGCTGGAGGTCAACCAGCCCACGGTGATGCGCGGCGCGAGCTGGCTGCGGCTCGCGTTCCCGGATGACGACGTCCACGACAACTCCGGCGGCCTCACGCTGGAGGTGACGCCGGTGGCGCCGCTGCACCAGTAG
- a CDS encoding PilZ domain-containing protein produces MNTNVRLKVAYKTPQSLVGEYTRSVGQGGVTLETRRALPLGTRFTFELHAGGMPRPVEVLGEVVKVEPRPGERFMLTVRYDGAEDRSALDAVLQFIFAQEEQNGLRRFPRLPLHLRARESDPRAPFFYVRDISRGGVGLEVDAPALPREVQVGTPFFMEMDMTEGPLLLHGEVAWTSSVPRKGVAQAVTPGFGATFGRLRPDMLQRLEDLMALEHLPPAPWRARVSFGLDAVSRMP; encoded by the coding sequence GTGAACACGAACGTTCGACTGAAGGTGGCCTACAAGACGCCGCAGTCGCTGGTCGGCGAGTACACCCGCAGCGTGGGTCAAGGCGGCGTCACCCTGGAGACGCGCAGGGCCCTGCCGCTGGGCACCCGCTTCACCTTTGAACTGCACGCGGGCGGCATGCCGCGGCCGGTGGAGGTGCTGGGCGAGGTCGTCAAGGTGGAGCCGCGCCCCGGCGAGCGCTTCATGCTCACCGTGCGCTACGACGGCGCGGAGGATCGCAGCGCGCTGGACGCGGTGCTCCAGTTCATCTTCGCCCAGGAGGAGCAGAACGGCCTGCGCCGCTTCCCGCGCCTGCCGCTGCACCTGCGCGCGCGGGAGAGCGACCCCCGGGCGCCGTTCTTCTACGTGCGCGACATCTCCCGGGGCGGCGTGGGCCTGGAGGTGGACGCCCCCGCCCTGCCCCGCGAGGTGCAGGTGGGCACGCCCTTCTTCATGGAGATGGACATGACGGAGGGGCCGCTCCTGCTCCACGGCGAGGTGGCGTGGACGTCGTCCGTGCCGCGCAAGGGCGTGGCGCAGGCGGTGACGCCGGGCTTCGGCGCGACGTTCGGCCGGCTGCGGCCGGACATGCTCCAGCGGCTGGAGGACCTGATGGCGCTGGAGCACCTGCCGCCCGCGCCCTGGAGGGCCCGGGTCAGCTTCGGCCTGGATGCCGTGTCGCGGATGCCCTGA
- a CDS encoding acyl-CoA dehydrogenase family protein has translation MVAATEPASRPQDVLAGGTFLFQEVGSTRILTPEGFSEEQRLFFKTALQFCREQVLPQAARIEGKDNALLRDLLRRAGDLGLLSVDIAETYGGTGLDKTTSLLLAEAMSLLGSWSVTSSAHTGIGSLPIVWFGNEAQKAKYLPKLATGEWVAAYALTEQGSGSDARGAKTKAVKSQDGKHYVLNGSKLYITNAAFADVFVVFAQVDGDKFTGFIVEKDTPGLTVGPEEHKMGIRGSSTCPLYFEDALVPVENLLGELGKGHRIAFNILNYGRLKLGAGVIGSMKLQLQSALKFAQERKQFKAPIATFPLIREKLARMATLVYAVESMTYRTAGLVDGRLASKERSDADYDAHVIAAMEEFATEASIMKVFGSEAIGFLVDDAVQVHGGAGYIEEYPVERAYRDARINRIFEGTNEINRMLITGMLLKRAVKGDLPLFAQARSVAEELGRGERPRAGRHDALANEEIAAECAKHLAIHGMRLAAETFGTELDKHQEVMAALADVVMDAYALDSMVTRTRQGATSGVLDPVRVALVRLYAMESTTRAFERTRRALCATLKGDALSLELKRLSALDAFTPYDPAELRETLVAGLEEAGGYPYNPL, from the coding sequence ATGGTCGCCGCAACCGAGCCCGCTTCCCGTCCCCAGGATGTTCTCGCCGGGGGCACCTTCCTCTTCCAGGAGGTGGGCTCCACCCGCATCCTCACGCCGGAGGGGTTCTCCGAGGAGCAGCGGCTCTTCTTCAAGACGGCGCTCCAGTTCTGCCGGGAGCAGGTGCTGCCCCAGGCCGCGCGCATCGAGGGCAAGGACAACGCGCTCTTGCGCGACCTCCTGCGCCGCGCGGGCGACCTGGGCCTCCTGAGCGTGGACATCGCGGAGACGTACGGCGGCACGGGCCTGGACAAGACGACGTCGCTCCTGCTCGCGGAGGCCATGAGCCTCCTGGGCTCCTGGTCGGTGACGTCCAGCGCGCACACCGGCATCGGGTCGCTGCCCATCGTGTGGTTCGGCAACGAGGCGCAGAAGGCGAAGTACCTGCCCAAGCTCGCCACGGGTGAGTGGGTGGCGGCGTACGCGCTGACGGAGCAGGGCAGCGGCAGCGACGCGCGCGGGGCGAAGACGAAGGCGGTGAAGTCCCAGGACGGCAAGCACTACGTCCTCAACGGCTCCAAGCTCTACATCACCAACGCGGCCTTCGCGGACGTGTTCGTCGTGTTCGCGCAGGTGGACGGCGACAAGTTCACCGGCTTCATCGTGGAGAAGGACACCCCGGGCCTCACCGTGGGCCCGGAGGAGCACAAGATGGGCATCCGCGGCTCGTCCACGTGCCCGCTCTACTTCGAGGACGCGCTCGTTCCCGTGGAGAACCTGCTGGGAGAGCTGGGCAAGGGCCACCGCATCGCCTTCAACATCCTCAACTACGGCCGCCTGAAGCTGGGCGCGGGCGTCATCGGCAGCATGAAGCTGCAGCTGCAGAGCGCGCTGAAGTTCGCGCAGGAGCGCAAGCAGTTCAAGGCGCCCATCGCCACGTTCCCGCTCATCCGCGAGAAGCTCGCGCGCATGGCCACGCTCGTCTACGCGGTGGAGAGCATGACGTACCGCACGGCGGGGCTGGTGGACGGGCGCCTCGCGTCCAAGGAGCGCTCGGACGCGGACTACGACGCGCACGTCATCGCCGCGATGGAGGAGTTCGCCACCGAGGCCTCCATCATGAAGGTCTTCGGCTCGGAGGCCATCGGCTTCCTGGTGGACGACGCGGTGCAGGTGCACGGCGGCGCCGGCTACATCGAGGAGTACCCGGTGGAGCGTGCCTACCGCGACGCGCGCATCAACCGCATCTTCGAGGGCACCAACGAGATCAACCGGATGCTGATCACGGGCATGCTGCTCAAGCGCGCCGTGAAGGGCGACCTGCCGCTGTTCGCGCAGGCGCGCTCCGTGGCGGAGGAGCTGGGCCGCGGCGAGCGGCCCCGCGCGGGCCGCCACGACGCGCTGGCCAACGAGGAGATCGCCGCCGAGTGCGCCAAGCACCTGGCCATCCACGGCATGCGCCTGGCCGCGGAGACCTTCGGCACGGAGCTGGACAAGCACCAGGAGGTCATGGCCGCGCTGGCGGACGTGGTGATGGACGCGTACGCGCTGGACTCCATGGTGACGCGCACCCGCCAGGGCGCCACCAGCGGTGTGCTGGACCCGGTGCGCGTGGCGCTGGTGCGGCTGTACGCGATGGAGTCCACCACGCGCGCCTTCGAGCGCACCCGCCGCGCGCTCTGCGCCACGCTCAAGGGGGACGCGCTCTCGCTGGAGTTGAAGCGCCTGTCCGCGCTGGACGCCTTCACCCCGTACGACCCGGCGGAGCTGCGGGAGACCCTCGTCGCGGGCCTGGAAGAGGCCGGCGGCTACCCGTACAACCCGCTGTAA